From the Pseudomonadales bacterium genome, one window contains:
- the flgH gene encoding flagellar basal body L-ring protein FlgH, whose amino-acid sequence MSLLLLSLLSLVGCDVLPVKPDDPAYAPVSPDRLMPTSQVNGAIYQDGQMVQLFGDRRAQRVGDVVTILLTENTASKKSAKTSTQKDESATIANPSLFGHDVSIQGNDLSASLDAKRKFDGEGSSDQSNSLSGSITVTVVNVLPNGLLEVRGEKWISLNRGDEYVRIRGLLRSEDISTSNTIPSTKLANARISYGGTGEVADASAMGWLARFFNSPIWPF is encoded by the coding sequence ATGAGCCTGCTGCTGCTGTCGCTGCTGAGTCTGGTCGGCTGTGACGTGCTGCCGGTCAAGCCGGATGATCCGGCCTATGCGCCGGTCTCGCCCGATCGCCTGATGCCGACCTCACAGGTGAACGGCGCCATCTATCAGGATGGCCAGATGGTGCAGCTGTTCGGCGACCGGCGGGCGCAGCGGGTCGGCGATGTGGTCACCATCCTGCTGACCGAGAACACCGCCTCGAAGAAGAGCGCCAAGACCAGCACCCAGAAGGATGAGTCGGCCACCATCGCCAATCCGTCGCTGTTTGGCCACGATGTCAGCATCCAGGGCAACGACCTGAGCGCCTCGCTCGATGCGAAGCGCAAGTTCGATGGCGAGGGCAGCTCCGACCAGAGCAACAGCCTGAGCGGCAGCATCACCGTCACCGTGGTCAATGTGCTGCCCAATGGCTTGCTGGAGGTGCGCGGCGAGAAGTGGATCTCGCTCAACCGGGGCGATGAGTATGTGCGCATCCGCGGCCTGCTGCGTTCCGAGGACATCTCCACCAGCAACACCATCCCCTCGACCAAGCTGGCCAACGCGCGCATCTCCTACGGCGGGACCGGCGAAGTGGCCGATGCCTCGGCGATGGGTTGGCTGGCGCGCTTCTTCAACAGCCCGATCTGGCCCTTCTAG
- the flgG gene encoding flagellar basal-body rod protein FlgG has product MNGALWVSKTGLSAQDTALRVISNNLANVSTMGFKRDRAMFEDMLYQIDKQPGGLSTQEYQLPSGLQLGTGVRTAGTQKVFSQGTLQVTEQPLDMAINGQGFFQITMPDGSISYSRDGQFSLNSEGQIVTTNGLPLEPAITIPENTKNITIGQDGVVSVLTAGATSPTEVGTIQLANFVNPAGLEAIGDNLFRETTASGTPQVGTAGLDGLGSLKQGSLENSNVSVVEEMVNMITTQRAYEMNSKVISTADQMLQYLGQTL; this is encoded by the coding sequence ATGAATGGTGCGCTTTGGGTCAGCAAAACCGGATTGAGTGCGCAGGACACCGCACTGCGGGTCATCTCCAACAACCTCGCCAATGTCTCGACCATGGGCTTCAAGCGCGATCGGGCGATGTTCGAGGACATGCTCTATCAGATCGACAAGCAGCCCGGCGGGCTCTCGACCCAGGAGTACCAGTTGCCCTCGGGCCTGCAACTCGGCACCGGGGTGCGCACGGCCGGCACACAGAAAGTTTTCAGCCAGGGCACGCTGCAGGTGACCGAGCAGCCGCTCGACATGGCGATCAACGGTCAGGGCTTCTTTCAGATCACCATGCCCGACGGCAGCATCAGCTACAGCCGCGACGGGCAGTTCAGCCTCAACTCCGAAGGTCAGATCGTCACCACCAACGGGCTGCCGCTGGAGCCGGCCATCACCATTCCGGAGAACACCAAGAACATCACCATCGGTCAGGATGGCGTGGTCAGCGTGCTGACCGCCGGTGCCACCTCGCCGACCGAAGTGGGCACCATTCAGCTGGCCAACTTCGTCAATCCGGCCGGACTCGAAGCGATCGGCGACAACCTGTTTCGTGAAACCACCGCCAGCGGCACGCCGCAGGTGGGCACCGCCGGACTGGATGGGCTGGGCAGTCTGAAGCAGGGCTCGCTGGAGAATTCCAACGTCAGTGTGGTCGAAGAGATGGTCAACATGATCACCACCCAGCGCGCCTACGAGATGAATTCGAAGGTGATCTCCACCGCCGACCAGATGCTGCAATACCTGGGTCAGACCCTGTAA
- a CDS encoding flagellar hook assembly protein FlgD, producing the protein MSNVTGVQSATDLYAEISKRPDVKKAGDDKNQFLELMVAQLKNQSPLDPQNGGEFLAQLAQFSTVEGINTLNETVAGYGGSMRSSQALQATALVGRTVQVPSKVGELGGGKPLSGEIELPNNTDSLLLNISTESGALVRQFALGAQKAGSLPFSFDGTTELGEQLPAGRYQVVATIQGVTGKAEEVPVLLNANVNSVTLGRDGSLMLNVAGVGAVSANEVRKVQ; encoded by the coding sequence ATGAGCAATGTCACGGGTGTGCAGTCGGCCACCGATCTCTATGCCGAAATCAGCAAAAGGCCCGATGTCAAAAAGGCCGGCGATGACAAGAACCAGTTTCTGGAGCTGATGGTCGCCCAGTTGAAGAACCAGAGCCCGCTCGACCCGCAGAACGGTGGTGAGTTTCTGGCGCAACTGGCGCAGTTCAGCACCGTCGAGGGCATCAACACGCTCAATGAGACGGTCGCAGGCTATGGCGGCAGCATGCGCTCGTCGCAGGCGCTGCAGGCCACGGCGCTGGTGGGGCGCACGGTGCAGGTGCCGAGCAAGGTGGGTGAGCTGGGCGGCGGCAAGCCGTTGAGTGGCGAGATCGAGTTGCCGAACAACACCGACAGCCTGCTGCTCAACATCAGCACCGAGTCGGGGGCCCTGGTCAGGCAGTTTGCGCTGGGTGCGCAGAAGGCCGGGAGTCTGCCGTTCAGTTTCGACGGCACGACCGAGCTGGGCGAGCAGTTGCCGGCGGGCCGTTACCAGGTCGTTGCCACCATCCAGGGTGTGACCGGCAAGGCCGAAGAGGTGCCGGTGCTGCTCAATGCCAACGTCAACAGCGTCACGCTGGGACGTGATGGCAGCCTGATGCTGAATGTGGCCGGCGTCGGAGCGGTCTCGGCCAACGAAGTCAGAAAAGTCCAATAG
- the flgF gene encoding flagellar basal-body rod protein FlgF: protein MDRGVYVAMSGAAQTMRAQTIHANNLANINTTGFRSDLAQARSMPVFGEHHPSRVYAMTERPGSDLSSGTLTQTGNPLDIAVAGEGWIAVSGPDGREAYTRAGDLRIDALGQLTTASGLPVLGNGGAIAVPPAQKIQIGADGTLSIVPQGGDGQTLTEVDRIKLVNPDARQLRKEQDGLFRLAAGAVAEADATVRVESGAIERSNVNAVESMSEIITLARQFEMQVKMMKTFEENAAQSTRILQM, encoded by the coding sequence ATGGACCGCGGAGTGTATGTCGCCATGAGTGGTGCCGCGCAGACCATGCGGGCGCAGACCATCCATGCCAACAACCTGGCCAACATCAACACCACTGGCTTTCGCAGCGATCTGGCGCAGGCGCGCAGCATGCCGGTGTTTGGCGAGCACCATCCGAGCCGGGTCTACGCGATGACCGAACGGCCCGGATCGGACCTCTCGTCGGGCACGCTGACGCAGACCGGCAACCCGCTCGACATCGCCGTGGCGGGTGAGGGCTGGATCGCGGTGAGTGGCCCGGATGGGCGCGAAGCCTACACCCGCGCCGGCGATCTGCGCATCGATGCACTGGGGCAGTTGACCACCGCCAGCGGTCTGCCGGTGCTCGGCAACGGCGGCGCCATCGCGGTGCCGCCGGCGCAGAAGATACAGATCGGCGCGGATGGCACCCTCTCGATCGTGCCCCAGGGCGGGGATGGACAGACGCTGACCGAGGTGGACCGGATCAAGTTGGTCAATCCGGACGCCCGGCAGTTGCGCAAGGAGCAGGATGGTCTGTTCCGGCTGGCCGCTGGCGCAGTCGCCGAGGCCGATGCCACGGTGCGGGTCGAGTCGGGCGCCATCGAGCGCAGCAATGTCAACGCGGTCGAGTCGATGAGCGAAATCATTACGCTGGCGCGGCAGTTCGAGATGCAGGTGAAGATGATGAAGACCTTTGAAGAGAACGCCGCGCAATCGACGCGGATTCTGCAGATGTAA
- a CDS encoding flagellar hook protein FlgE, which translates to MSFDTAVSGLRAANTELGVAGNNIANASTTGFKASRAEFGDVYASALVGSGRTAIGNGVNLNKVSQQFSQGNINFTNNSLDLAINGDGFFILSKDGSRSYTRAGVTSLDKDGYLVNSTGDRFQGFLASGSGALAANISDLRIQTQELAPKLTAQVKARLNLDARETPPEQRSYSAAMSGSSIGKVQLGTTSAVTNGYGTGSLQLKNNDTGQAVSLASSSGQSAAAIAAGINALNHSGVSASAQTSVTLSAITGVATGEFSLNGTALTGNTVAAWVSQINAMSGFSAVDNGGGSMTITQNSGQDIDFSITGTGSVALRGPGDSAASTLNAGNGFATVGGTVALTTSENYSYVTGSGDGAVFPGTPSTGPVIASNTFDPSQQDSYSHATSATIYDSLGNAHTLSQYFVKESVYKSGLDNAWTLYVKIDGRDVGDPLPNSSLPTQASYRLVFNADGSLDSANSDSILISNWSPKDANGADNGALQGSPGTTLPLPVPSTSSAFVVEMDSSTQYGGPFAVNALSQDGYASGRLSGIEIATGGQIFSRFTNGQSKILGQVALANFSNPQGLSPTGGTRWVETYDSGAPVVNTPGSSSLGVLQSGALEESNADLSNELVRLIVAQRNYQANAKTIQTYDAVTQSLLNLR; encoded by the coding sequence ATGTCATTCGACACAGCCGTCTCGGGTCTGCGGGCCGCCAACACCGAACTGGGCGTTGCCGGCAACAACATCGCCAATGCCAGCACCACCGGATTCAAGGCATCGCGCGCCGAATTCGGTGACGTCTATGCGTCGGCGCTGGTCGGCTCCGGCCGTACCGCAATCGGCAACGGTGTCAACCTGAACAAGGTGTCGCAGCAGTTCTCGCAGGGCAACATCAACTTCACCAACAACAGCCTCGATCTGGCGATCAACGGTGATGGCTTCTTCATTCTGTCCAAGGATGGGTCGCGCTCCTACACCCGGGCCGGCGTGACCAGTCTGGACAAGGATGGTTATCTGGTGAACAGCACCGGCGACCGTTTCCAGGGATTCCTGGCTTCAGGCAGCGGTGCGCTGGCGGCCAATATTTCCGATTTGCGCATCCAGACCCAGGAGCTGGCACCCAAGCTGACCGCGCAGGTCAAGGCCCGGCTCAACCTCGATGCACGGGAGACGCCGCCGGAGCAGCGCAGCTACAGCGCCGCCATGAGCGGCAGCAGCATCGGCAAGGTGCAGCTCGGGACGACTTCTGCCGTGACCAACGGCTATGGCACGGGATCCTTGCAGTTGAAGAACAACGACACCGGTCAGGCAGTGAGTCTTGCCAGCAGCAGCGGGCAGAGTGCAGCGGCCATCGCGGCCGGAATCAATGCGCTGAACCACTCCGGCGTCTCGGCTTCAGCGCAGACCAGCGTCACGCTGTCGGCGATCACCGGGGTGGCCACCGGGGAGTTCTCACTGAACGGGACCGCGCTGACCGGCAACACGGTCGCGGCCTGGGTCAGTCAGATCAATGCGATGAGTGGCTTCTCGGCGGTCGACAATGGTGGCGGTTCGATGACCATCACCCAGAACAGTGGTCAGGACATCGATTTCTCGATCACCGGCACCGGCTCCGTCGCGCTGCGTGGCCCGGGTGACAGCGCTGCATCGACCCTGAATGCAGGCAATGGCTTTGCCACGGTCGGTGGCACGGTCGCGCTGACCACCAGCGAGAACTACAGCTATGTGACCGGCAGCGGTGACGGGGCGGTCTTTCCTGGTACGCCCTCGACCGGTCCGGTGATTGCCAGCAACACCTTCGACCCCTCCCAGCAGGACAGCTACAGCCACGCCACCTCGGCCACCATCTATGACAGCCTGGGCAATGCCCACACCCTGAGTCAATATTTCGTCAAGGAGTCGGTCTACAAGAGCGGCCTCGACAACGCCTGGACGCTCTACGTCAAGATCGATGGTCGCGATGTCGGTGATCCGCTGCCCAACTCGTCGCTGCCGACCCAGGCGAGTTATCGGCTGGTGTTCAATGCCGATGGCAGCCTCGACAGCGCCAACTCCGATTCGATACTGATCTCCAACTGGAGCCCGAAGGATGCCAATGGCGCCGACAATGGCGCACTGCAGGGCTCACCCGGGACCACACTGCCGCTGCCGGTGCCCTCGACCAGTTCGGCCTTCGTGGTGGAGATGGATTCCTCCACCCAGTATGGCGGTCCCTTCGCGGTCAATGCGCTGAGTCAGGATGGCTATGCATCGGGCCGGCTGAGCGGCATCGAGATCGCCACCGGCGGGCAGATCTTCTCGCGCTTCACCAACGGCCAGTCGAAAATTCTGGGGCAGGTGGCGCTGGCCAACTTCTCCAATCCGCAGGGGTTGAGCCCGACCGGCGGCACCCGCTGGGTCGAGACCTATGACTCCGGCGCGCCGGTCGTCAACACGCCGGGTTCGTCGAGTCTTGGCGTGTTGCAGTCGGGTGCACTGGAGGAGTCGAATGCCGATCTCTCCAACGAACTGGTCAGGCTGATCGTGGCCCAACGCAACTATCAGGCCAATGCCAAGACCATTCAGACCTATGACGCCGTCACCCAGTCGCTGCTCAATTTGCGATAG
- a CDS encoding chemotaxis protein CheV has protein sequence MAGVLDSVNRRTQLVGQNRLELLLFRLDGRQLYGINVFKVREVLNCPPLSSLPRSNPLVRGVAHIRGSTIPIIDLSRAIGQRPAEELEQKFIIITEYNLKVQAFLVSAVERIVNMMWEEVHPPPSGAGNQNYLTAVTEVDRQLVEIIDVEKILSEVAPRSEAITLTGIDDALIAQGGQAHVLVVDDSRIARKQVLNCLASVGIEATSCQNGKEALEFLKRLADEGQEPARKFLMVISDIEMPEMDGYTLATEIRADARLKDLHVLLHTSLSGVFNKAMVEKVGADNFIAKFQPDELTQAVIDRLKAVHPAVHSTAA, from the coding sequence ATGGCTGGAGTGTTGGACAGCGTCAACAGGCGCACGCAGCTGGTGGGCCAGAATCGTCTGGAGCTGCTGCTGTTCAGATTGGACGGCAGGCAGCTCTATGGCATCAATGTGTTCAAGGTCAGGGAGGTGCTGAACTGCCCGCCGCTGAGCTCGCTGCCCAGGAGCAACCCCTTGGTGCGCGGCGTGGCGCACATTCGCGGCAGCACCATTCCAATCATCGATCTGAGTCGGGCGATTGGCCAGCGGCCGGCGGAAGAGCTGGAGCAGAAGTTCATCATCATCACCGAGTACAACCTGAAGGTGCAGGCCTTTCTGGTCAGTGCGGTGGAGCGCATCGTCAACATGATGTGGGAGGAGGTGCATCCGCCTCCCAGCGGCGCGGGCAACCAGAACTATCTGACCGCGGTGACCGAGGTCGATCGGCAACTGGTCGAGATCATCGACGTGGAGAAGATTCTGTCGGAGGTCGCGCCACGCTCGGAAGCGATCACGCTGACCGGCATCGATGATGCGCTGATCGCCCAGGGTGGTCAGGCCCATGTGCTGGTGGTCGATGATTCGAGGATCGCGCGCAAGCAGGTGCTCAACTGCCTCGCCAGTGTCGGCATCGAGGCGACCTCGTGCCAGAACGGCAAGGAGGCGCTCGAGTTTCTGAAACGGCTGGCGGATGAAGGTCAGGAGCCGGCGCGGAAGTTTCTGATGGTGATCTCGGACATCGAGATGCCGGAGATGGATGGCTACACCCTCGCCACCGAGATTCGCGCGGATGCCCGATTGAAGGATCTGCATGTGCTGCTGCACACCTCGCTGAGCGGTGTCTTCAACAAGGCGATGGTTGAAAAAGTGGGCGCAGACAACTTCATTGCCAAGTTCCAGCCCGATGAGCTGACCCAGGCGGTGATCGATCGCCTGAAGGCGGTCCATCCTGCCGTGCACTCCACCGCGGCCTGA
- the flgB gene encoding flagellar basal body rod protein FlgB codes for MAINFDRALGLHPQALQLAARRAELLANNIANSDTPGYQAQDIDFSRLLAQQDDGRRSTSGLLRTRDTHLSVGGAEGFDQQVAYRQPLQPSIDGNSVDLQTEQAEFAKNLLHYQTSLTLLRGRFDGLSRAIKGE; via the coding sequence ATGGCCATCAACTTCGACCGCGCGCTCGGGCTTCATCCGCAGGCCCTGCAACTGGCCGCTCGCCGTGCCGAGTTGCTGGCCAACAACATCGCCAACAGCGACACCCCGGGCTACCAGGCGCAGGACATCGACTTCAGCCGTCTGCTGGCGCAACAGGATGATGGGAGGAGGTCGACCAGCGGGCTGCTGCGTACCCGTGACACCCACCTGTCGGTGGGTGGCGCCGAAGGCTTCGACCAGCAGGTGGCCTATCGCCAGCCGCTGCAACCCTCGATCGATGGCAACAGTGTCGATCTGCAGACCGAGCAGGCCGAATTCGCCAAGAATCTGCTGCACTATCAAACCAGTCTGACGCTGCTGCGCGGACGTTTCGATGGCCTCAGCCGCGCCATCAAAGGAGAGTGA
- a CDS encoding protein-glutamate O-methyltransferase CheR yields MTIESGDYRLFRDFLERSCGIVLGDGKEYLVKSRVGTLMREQGIGTLGELARRLESTQQRQLRKSVLDAMTTNETMWFRDGYPFDILRERLLPELARSKQRVRIWSAACSSGQEPYSIAMVVEEYLSSQLAAFAGGIEIVATDLSSQVLQQAQSGIYAESALARGLSLERRKRFFDPVEGGYQVKPAVRGRISFRQINLLEDFTALGNFDLIFCRNVLIYFRMELKREILRRLRGRLKPGGSLLLGASETTLDLGHCYQMEYCNPGVIHRAC; encoded by the coding sequence TTGACGATTGAAAGCGGCGATTACCGGCTTTTTCGCGATTTCCTCGAACGCAGCTGCGGCATCGTGCTGGGCGATGGCAAGGAGTACCTGGTCAAGAGTCGCGTTGGCACGCTGATGCGCGAGCAGGGCATCGGGACGCTTGGCGAGCTGGCCAGGCGTCTTGAGTCGACCCAGCAGCGGCAGTTGCGCAAATCGGTGCTGGATGCGATGACGACCAACGAAACCATGTGGTTTCGCGATGGCTATCCGTTCGATATCTTGCGTGAACGTCTGCTGCCGGAGCTGGCCAGGTCGAAGCAGCGGGTCAGAATCTGGTCGGCGGCCTGCTCCTCGGGTCAGGAGCCCTACTCGATCGCGATGGTGGTCGAGGAGTATCTGTCATCGCAGCTCGCTGCCTTTGCCGGTGGCATCGAAATCGTCGCAACCGATCTCTCCTCGCAGGTGCTGCAGCAGGCACAGTCCGGCATCTATGCCGAGAGCGCCCTGGCGCGCGGTCTGTCGCTGGAGCGCAGAAAGCGCTTTTTCGATCCGGTCGAGGGCGGGTATCAGGTCAAGCCGGCAGTGCGCGGGCGGATCAGTTTCCGGCAGATCAACCTGCTGGAGGATTTCACCGCCCTGGGCAACTTTGATCTGATCTTCTGCCGCAATGTGTTGATCTACTTCCGAATGGAGTTGAAGCGGGAGATTCTGCGGCGGCTGCGCGGACGGCTCAAGCCGGGCGGCTCGCTGCTGCTGGGTGCCTCCGAAACCACCCTCGATCTGGGGCACTGCTACCAGATGGAGTACTGCAATCCTGGCGTGATCCATCGCGCCTGCTGA
- the flgC gene encoding flagellar basal body rod protein FlgC translates to MSLGQIFDIAGSAMSAQTVRLNTTSSNLANADSASSSIDRTYRARHPVFSAVQQQVMEQGLFGEAAAAQAGVEVAGIVESQAPLQPRYQPEHPMADQDGYVYYPNVNPIEEMADMISASRSYQVNVEMMNTAKEMIVQTLKLGG, encoded by the coding sequence ATGTCACTGGGTCAGATCTTCGACATCGCCGGTTCGGCGATGAGCGCACAGACGGTGCGCCTCAATACCACCTCCAGCAACCTGGCCAACGCCGATTCGGCCAGCAGCAGCATCGACCGCACCTACCGTGCGCGCCATCCGGTTTTTTCGGCGGTGCAGCAGCAGGTGATGGAGCAGGGTCTGTTCGGCGAAGCAGCGGCGGCGCAGGCCGGTGTCGAGGTGGCGGGCATCGTCGAGAGTCAGGCGCCGTTGCAGCCGCGCTATCAGCCGGAACATCCGATGGCCGATCAGGATGGCTATGTCTACTACCCCAACGTCAATCCGATCGAAGAGATGGCCGACATGATTTCGGCCTCCCGCTCCTATCAGGTCAATGTCGAAATGATGAACACGGCCAAGGAGATGATCGTGCAGACCCTGAAGCTGGGCGGGTAA
- the flgA gene encoding flagellar basal body P-ring formation protein FlgA gives MAVDDLTAQAEKFLRQRIGSADSAETRFEITVGPLDRRMRLSACAVPLQFQAPTGELLGRVSIKASCNSSTQGWSLYIPANVRQFRPVVVAAHPISRGSALDASAITLRQSDISTLPQGYFTDPRQLLEQLARRDIAPGEPLRQSLLQPQRLIKRGDEVVILAEVDGLTVRSSGIALADGAAGAQIDIRNLRSERIIRARVHSAGTVMVRL, from the coding sequence ATGGCGGTCGACGACCTGACGGCCCAGGCCGAGAAATTCCTGCGTCAACGAATCGGCAGCGCCGACAGCGCCGAAACACGCTTCGAGATCACGGTCGGGCCACTCGACCGCAGAATGCGCCTGTCGGCATGTGCCGTCCCGTTGCAATTTCAGGCGCCGACCGGCGAGCTGCTTGGCAGAGTCTCGATCAAGGCCAGTTGCAACAGCAGCACCCAGGGCTGGTCGCTCTACATCCCCGCCAACGTGCGTCAGTTCCGCCCGGTGGTGGTCGCTGCCCACCCGATTTCGCGTGGCAGCGCACTCGATGCCAGCGCCATCACCCTGCGGCAGAGCGACATCTCGACACTGCCACAGGGCTACTTCACCGACCCGCGGCAATTACTGGAACAGCTGGCACGTCGCGACATTGCCCCCGGAGAGCCGCTGCGCCAGAGCCTGCTGCAGCCACAACGGCTGATCAAACGGGGAGATGAGGTGGTGATCCTGGCTGAAGTGGACGGCCTGACCGTGCGCAGCAGCGGCATCGCGCTCGCCGATGGCGCAGCCGGCGCGCAGATCGACATCAGAAACCTGCGCAGCGAGCGAATCATCCGGGCGCGCGTGCATTCGGCCGGCACGGTCATGGTCAGACTGTGA